AAGCGCAACAGAAACAAGGACAATGGTAGTATAGGAAACCACTTCTTTTTTGTTAGGCCAGTGCACCTTTTTAAGTTCGGTGACGACTCCCCGGTATTGTTTTTTTATTCGATCGATGAGGCCTATTTTTTCGCTCTTGGCCACGCTCATTTTTCACACACCCTTAACAGTATATATCATAACCTTGCCAGCGAGAAACCAAAACAAATCCGGATCGGTTTTATTTTGTTTCTTT
This sequence is a window from Peptococcaceae bacterium. Protein-coding genes within it:
- the secE gene encoding preprotein translocase subunit SecE, with product MSVAKSEKIGLIDRIKKQYRGVVTELKKVHWPNKKEVVSYTTIVLVSVALVGAVIWIFDSGVSYLMNIIIE